Proteins encoded in a region of the Methanophagales archaeon genome:
- a CDS encoding IS110 family transposase, translating into MKKLYFIGIDVSKEKLSCFDGKEEFSVKNDLDLEEFKRLLRRKYKDLKRIVLIFEATGIYSYFLKAFCNTKHIKAYILNPKKTPNLAKVLGQRSKTDKIDARTIYCFKDLISKEQIKVPQIDETLEKIYAYFSSYKFLIKQRVALSNHLDALERNPFAPRDLMKRMQERYLELRAEEKRLMEKMEQIIAEAEDTQEDLSNLCSIKGIGINNAICLLILFKRYQVENRQQVTALLGFDVKTRQSGTSVYSRGQISKQGNGMMRSMLYMAALNAVRTNLRMKFFYKRLIDRGKPRKVALIAVARKLALIAYAIYKTKEPFKEYVGIYRY; encoded by the coding sequence ATGAAAAAATTATACTTCATAGGCATTGATGTGTCAAAGGAAAAATTAAGCTGTTTTGATGGCAAAGAGGAGTTTTCAGTAAAAAATGATTTAGACCTAGAGGAATTTAAACGGCTTTTAAGGCGTAAATACAAAGACTTAAAAAGAATTGTACTTATCTTTGAAGCCACAGGCATTTATAGTTATTTTCTAAAGGCCTTTTGTAATACAAAACACATTAAGGCTTATATTTTAAATCCCAAAAAGACACCTAATTTGGCCAAGGTCTTGGGGCAAAGGTCTAAAACCGATAAAATTGATGCCAGAACTATTTATTGCTTTAAGGACTTAATCAGTAAAGAGCAAATAAAAGTGCCCCAGATAGATGAGACACTTGAGAAGATTTATGCCTATTTTAGTAGCTATAAATTTCTCATCAAACAAAGGGTGGCTCTAAGTAATCACCTTGATGCTTTAGAAAGAAATCCCTTTGCTCCCAGGGATTTAATGAAAAGGATGCAAGAAAGATATTTAGAACTAAGAGCAGAAGAAAAAAGACTTATGGAAAAGATGGAACAAATCATAGCGGAAGCAGAAGATACTCAAGAAGACCTTTCAAACCTATGCTCAATAAAGGGCATAGGTATAAACAATGCCATTTGTCTATTGATACTATTTAAACGGTATCAAGTAGAAAATAGACAGCAAGTAACGGCACTTTTGGGTTTTGATGTAAAAACGAGGCAATCAGGCACAAGTGTTTATAGTCGGGGACAAATAAGTAAGCAAGGAAACGGAATGATGCGCTCCATGCTTTATATGGCGGCCTTAAATGCGGTTAGAACAAACTTAAGGATGAAATTTTTTTATAAACGACTGATAGACAGGGGTAAACCCAGGAAGGTAGCTTTAATTGCTGTAGCAAGGAAATTGGCACTTATAGCCTATGCCATTTATAAAACAAAAGAGCCTTTTAAGGAATATGTAGGGATATATAGGTATTGA